From one Triticum urartu cultivar G1812 chromosome 3, Tu2.1, whole genome shotgun sequence genomic stretch:
- the LOC125545085 gene encoding UDP-glycosyltransferase 87A1-like has translation MASSATGTRNVVAVPYPGRGHINPMLAVCRLLVAADGALTVTVVVTEEWHALLASAPTLPDRLRFATIPNDVIPPERSRGVDHAAFFEAVSVKMAEAVGQLLGRLVLELQPRPEGIVVDTYLTWGVAVGTRCRIPVCSLWTQPATFFLALYHLDLWSSGDEHERDEELSTKSMDQYVSCLSSVRMSDLMVFSRWKRHMKITAEAFVKVRKAQCLLLTSFHELEPRAINTTAELLPFPVYPIGPVHMQPDGNTGRIQDEEHRDWLDAQPEKSVMYVSFGSYASMPHSQFQEIAMGLLDAGVKFFWMARDKAPELREKCGDKGLAVPWCDQQEVLRHPSVGGFLSHCGWNSVLEAVCAGVPVIGFPVAWDQLVNARMVADEWKVGIDLREQRGEDGSVSRAAISDAARKLMDSDSAVGQEMRKRAAQLREVSRSAVREGGSSHRSFSGFLEDLAEGRLEVAESSH, from the exons ATGGCCTCCTCAGCGACTGGGACTCGGAACGTCGTCGCGGTGCCGTACCCGGGCCGCGGCCACATCAACCCCATGCTCGCCGTGTGCCGCCTGCTCGTCGCCGCGGACGGCGCCCTCACCGTCACCGTCGTCGTCACCGAGGAGTGGCACGCGCTGCTGGCCTCCGCGCCCACGCTGCCGGACCGCCTGCGCTTCGCCACCATCCCCAACGACGTCATCCCCCCCGAGCGCAGCCGTGGGGTCGACCACGCCGCCTTCTTCGAGGCAGTCAGCGTCAAGATGGCGGAGGCCGTCGGGCAGCTGCTCGGCCGGCTAGTGCTGGAGCTACAGCCGAGGCCGGAGGGCATCGTGGTCGACACCTACCTGACATGGGGGGTTGCGGTGGGCACGCGGTGCCGGATACCGGTGTGCTCGCTGTGGACCCAGCCGGCCACCTTCTTCTTGGCGCTCTACCACCTAGACCTGTGGTCGTCGGGTGATGAACATGAGCGCGATGAAG AATTAAGCACCAAGTCCATGGATCAGTATGTGTCGTGCCTCTCATCAGTAAGAATGTCTGATCTCATGGTCTTCAGCCGATGGAAGCGGCACATGAAGATAACAGCGGAGGCGTTCGTGAAAGTACGTAAAGCGCAGTGTCTCCTCCTCACCTCCTTCCACGAGCTTGAACCCCGTGCCATCAACACAACAGCAGAGCTACTTCCGTTCCCCGTATATCCAATCGGCCCTGTACACATGCAGCCGGACGGGAACACGGGCAGGATCCAGGACGAGGAGCACCGTGACTGGCTCGACGCGCAGCCAGAGAAGTCGGTGATGTACGTCTCGTTCGGCAGCTACGCTTCCATGCCGCACTCGCAGTTCCAAGAGATCGCCATGGGGCTGCTTGACGCTGGAGTCAAGTTCTTCTGGATGGCacgggacaaggcccctgagctGCGGGAGAAGTGTGGCGACAAGGGGCTGGCGGTGCCGTGGTGTGACCAGCAGGAGGTGCTGCGCCACCCCTCCGTCGGCGGCTTCCTCAGCCACTGCGGGTGGAACTCGGTGCTCGAGGCCGTGTGCGCCGGAGTGCCGGTGATTGGCTTCCCCGTCGCGTGGGATCAGCTGGTGAACGCCCGGATGGTCGCCGACGAATGGAAGGTCGGCATCGACCTGAGGGAGCAGAGGGGGGAGGATGGGTCTGTGAGCAGGGCCGCCATCTCGGATGCCGCGAGGAAGCTGATGGATTCGGATTCTGCTGTTGGCCAAGAGATGAGGAAAAGAGCCGCACAGCTGCGCGAGGTTTCCCGTAGCGCGGTCCGGGAAGGCGGCTCGTCGCATCGTTCGTTCAGCGGTTTCCTCGAGGATCTCGCCGAGGGAAGGTTGGAGGTGGCTGAAAGTTCTCATTGA